The following coding sequences lie in one Homalodisca vitripennis isolate AUS2020 chromosome X, UT_GWSS_2.1, whole genome shotgun sequence genomic window:
- the LOC124369595 gene encoding piggyBac transposable element-derived protein 2-like, with the protein MNCPLSANLLANGKYCTGTLRTNRKHLPDAVKEAKLGKGETLERYADGVMVAKWRDKRTVTYMSTEFENVLVTSNNRHNVAPVKPLPIVQYNAHMKGVDWQNQMLAYYPCEHKSLRWYKKIFVHVIEMMLINAFKLHQLANPRSNKPLYNFRL; encoded by the coding sequence ATGAATTGTCCCTTATCAGCAAATTTGTTAGCAAACGGTAAATATTGCACTGGAACATTGCGTACAAACCGCAAGCACTTACCAGATGCAGTGAAAGAAGCCAAACTGGGGAAAGGGGAGACGCTTGAGCGATATGCTGATGGAGTGATGGTAGCAAAGTGGCGGGACAAGCGCACAGTAACATACATGTCAACTGAGTTTGAGAATGTACTGGTCACTTCCAACAACAGACACAATGTCGCTCCCGTGAAACCGCTACCTATTGTCCAATACAATGCCCATATGAAGGGTGTAGATTGGCAGAACCAAATGTTAGCCTACTACCCTTGTGAACATAAAAGCCTGAGgtggtataaaaagatatttgttCATGTTATAGAAATGATGTTGATCAATGCTTTCAAGCTGCATCAGTTGGCCAACCCCAGGTCCAATAAACCCCTTTACAACTTCAGACTTTAA